From the Meriones unguiculatus strain TT.TT164.6M chromosome 12, Bangor_MerUng_6.1, whole genome shotgun sequence genome, one window contains:
- the Gal3st1 gene encoding galactosylceramide sulfotransferase yields MSLLSKKPWESKAKGLVLGALLTGFLLLLYSYVVPPLHPNMPITTSEAAAPCSPAPSEPEAAAPANGSAGGCQPRRDIVFMKTHKTGSSTLLNILFRFGQKHGLKFAFPNGRNDFHYPSFFARSLVQDYRPGACFNIICNHMRFHYDEVRGLVRPGAAFITVLRDPARLFESSFHYFGSVVPLTWKLSSRDKLAEFLRDPDRYYDPSGYNAHYLRNLLFFDLGYDSSLDPGSPRVQEHILEVESRFHLVLLQEYFDESLVLLRELLCWDLEDVLYFKLNARRDSPVPRLSGELYRRATAWNLLDARLYRHFNASFWRKVEAFGRERMARSVAELRRANERMRRVCIDGGQAVGAEAIEDSAMQPWQPLGIKSILGYNLKKSIEPQHEQLCRRMLTPEIQYLSDLGANLWVTKLWKLLRDFLRW; encoded by the exons ATGAGTCTGCTGTCCAAGAAGCCCTGGGAGTCCAAGGCCAAGGGGCTGGTGCTGGGGGCTCTCCTTACCGGGTTCCTGTTGCTGCTCTACTCCTATGTGGTgcccccactccaccccaacATGCCCATCAC GACCTCAGAGGCCGCGGCGCCCTGCTCCCCGGCTCCCAGCGAGCCAGAGGCGGCTGCTCCCGCCAACGGCTCCGCGGGAGGGTGCCAACCTCGGCGAGACATCGTGTTCATGAAGACGCACAAGACGGGCAGCAGCACGCTGCTCAACATCCTCTTCCGCTTCGGCCAGAAGCACGGGCTCAAGTTCGCCTTCCCCAATGGCCGCAACGACTTCCACTACCCGTCCTTCTTCGCGCGCAGCCTGGTGCAGGACTACCGGCCGGGGGCGTGCTTCAACATCATCTGCAACCACATGCGTTTCCACTACGACGAGGTGCGCGGGCTGGTGCGGCCGGGCGCCGCCTTCATCACCGTCCTCAGGGACCCCGCGCGCCTCTTCGAGTCCTCCTTCCACTACTTCGGGTCGGTGGTGCCGCTCACCTGGAAGCTGTCGAGCCGCGACAAGCTGGCCGAGTTCCTGCGGGACCCCGACCGCTACTACGACCCGAGCGGCTACAACGCGCACTACCTCCGCAACCTGCTCTTCTTCGACCTGGGCTACGACAGCAGCCTGGACCCGGGCAGCCCGCGCGTGCAGGAGCACATCCTGGAGGTGGAGAGCCGCTTCCACCTGGTGCTGCTGCAGGAGTATTTCGACGAATCCCTGGTGCTACTCCGGGAGCTGCTGTGCTGGGACCTGGAGGACGTGCTGTACTTCAAGCTCAACGCTCGGCGGGACTCCCCGGTGCCGCGGCTCTCGGGCGAGCTGTACCGCCGCGCCACCGCCTGGAACCTGCTGGACGCGCGCCTCTACCGCCACTTCAACGCCAGCTTCTGGCGCAAGGTGGAGGCCTTCGGGCGGGAGCGCATGGCGCGCTCGGTGGCCGAGCTGCGCCGAGCCAACGAGCGCATGCGCCGCGTCTGCATCGATGGCGGCCAAGCGGTGGGCGCCGAGGCCATCGAGGACTCGGCCATGCAGCCCTGGCAGCCCCTGGGCATCAAGTCCATCCTGGGTTACAACCTCAAGAAAAGCATCGAGCCTCAGCACGAGCAGCTCTGCCGGCGCATGCTCACACCCGAGATCCAGTACCTGTCTGACCTCGGTGCCAATCTCTGGGTCACCAAGCTCTGGAAGCTCCTTAGGGACTTTCTAAGGTGGTGA